CTGACGAGGTGGGTACCCCTGGCGGCCACGGGTGGGCGCCGGCCTTGGCTTCGGACACAGGCCCttggggggcagggcggggccggACAGGCGCGAGAGGAGAGGAGAGTCGGAGCCGCTCTGCTGGGTCGGTTGTGTGGCAGGAGCGGCCGAGACCCAGGGGGAGGACAGCTGGCCGCCTCCCAGCCCTTCGGGAGACGCGGCTTCTCTGTGCTGCACAGGAGGTGAGCCCGGGGGTCCACGCTGTGCCGGAAGCTGCCCCTTCCTcccggggtggcgggggggggggggcgtcagaTGGACGCCCAGGGCGGCTCACCCGGGTGTGCGCGCACGCACTGACTCTCTCTGGAGTTTTCTCTCAGCTCGTGTGCACGTCCCCTCCCGGCAGAGGGGCTCTGTGCCCGTTAGTTCTGCCTTTTCGGCACTGGGCACGCTTGCCTGCTCTACTAAGATTTAGAATTCCAAGTGTTGTCACATgtattctgcatttttcttttaaaccgcACAGTAGCTTCAAAACCTAACACAGTAGACCCTTAGCATTGCTGAGACACTGACACAAAGGGTGGAAGGAAAGCGCGCATGACACTAATGGTTGTCTTTTAGGGAATTGCTCTTTAGTAGTTTCCAGGCAGTGACGCTCACTCAGTCCTCCCAACAGACCAGTCCGATACAAAGCAtcggtcccattttacagatgggggtCGTGGGGCCCTAGGGAGCTCACGTAACATGTAGAGGGAGAGCGGAGGAACCAGGGTTTGAAGGTGGGAGCGGCGGACCGCAAAGCTAGCGGGTGTGAGTCCGGGCACGAGTGTGCGTCCCGGATCAACGAGGCCGGGTAAGCCGCCGGGGGATCCAGGCCCCAGTCTCCGGGAGACTGGGCAGGTCCGTCAGGTGGGAGGTAGAAATGGACGGGCCGGCCTGGAAAGGAGAGatgaggggagcagaggggggaTGGTCACaaagagtgagggaaaggggaGCAGCGCCTGGAAGCAAAACCAAGTCACTAACGTGAACCGAGACGCGCCTTACGAACGTGTCCCAGGTCCTGACCAAACGCTTCAACATATCCATGGTTTCATCCTATTTATTTGCTACAGTGTTATATTTGCTATAGCGGCGAGTCGCCAATTACTGAACCATTTAGCAAGTACTatataagagagagaaaacccgGGCTCCCCAAATCATAGAGCTAGACACAGCCAGATTGGGGTGCACACCCAGGGTTTAAATGCAGTCTCCGGGATGCTGCTTTTATCATTTCCCACCGCTGAGCCTGGCACAGCCCTTGGGTCTCAGgcttataaaggaaataaatcttgaaaacactGATACCTTAACATTGTAAATCTTATGGTTGGAATTGCCTTATGGAATGAAGGCAATTCTAGTTTTGTTTCCTACTGTTCTTTATTCTTTGATCTCAACTCAGGCAGAtgcctctttttcctttcaatattAAGCAATCCAATGATGGTAGGACCGTTGTTGTCTATGTGAGATATTTTTCTATCCCCGAATGGTATTGCTAAAATTGATTTGTAAAAGAGCTCTATTTAGTTGATTTAAAGTCAGGTGCTCATAAAAATTGGGCATTCTAAAACTCAGAAAGGTAGAAACTAACCCAAATGCTATGCAAGTTCACGTGATCTAATAAAATACTTGATATAAAAgctagtttaggggcacctgggtggcctagtccgttaagcgtccgactcttgatttcggctcaggtcacgatctcacggtctcaAGAtcgagctctgagtcaggctccatgcaatgtggagcctgctccggattctctctttccctctgccccactctcctgcttgttctctctctctacctcaagaaatgaaaataaaaaataaactaccatTTAAAAAAGCTAGTTTAAGGCTGATGGTTTCTTTAAAACAGACGTGTCTTTAGAATTGTTgacattaaatgtaaaaaatttattCTGAGTTTACTAGCCAAGTAAGTTCATGTCTCCTAGGAGACCTGTGAACAACAAACAGAATGTGATAGCTTAAGATAATGGCTGATTTTGCCTAATGTTTAGTGAGGTTTTTGCACGTAATCtacatataacttttaaaagCAAGTAAATGGAAGATACATTGTTATAAATAAGCCTTCCAGTAACATTTATGTCCACTTGATTTTTCTAAGTCTTTTTGGTAacctaaaactttaaaattttgctggATTAGGTTAAATGGTAAATTAAGTGAAATCCATTAGAAAGCTAGATCGTTTCCAAACAAGACAAAATATTCCAACAGTAATTACTAAATACAGTTTTATCTACTTTGGGCTTCTTTTACAGAGACACGAAAAGATATTTAGATATgttgacttaaattttttaatatttaatttaattaaaaaaagatattcttctagaaattttgaaatgtattcataATTTTACAAATCTAAAGAATGCTGGTACAAGGGCATTAATCCTGTCCATTgttatgacctcatctaaacctaatcaaCTCCCAAGTCCCCCCACCCTTCCTAATaacacatcacatcacatcacatcacatcacatcacattcTTATGTTGAATTGTGGGGGacgcaaacattcagtccatagcagctGGTTTCTGATGAATAGACAGGAGTGAGAGATAAGAAGGGTGGTAGCAGGTGAGGCACAGGGACTTTATGCATATTCCTGTGGGTCAGATAAGTGCCAAGATTCAGTTTGTTTGCAGGAGTTAAATGTACGCTAGCACTTTCCTACAAGATGGATCCGAAAGCAAGGATGTCAAGCAGGTAGCTTTGCACAGATCAAGAGAAGGCAACTGAGCTCGGACTAAATGCAAAGCCATCAAGGGACTGTAAGATAGAGATTCAAAGAAACAGACTTCTGCTTTGAAATCTCAACTGGCACAAAATGAATAGGGAAAATCCTATTTTTAGGGAAGAGTCAGGAGCTAGGAAAATATACTAACCACAGTATGAGATATCAGGGTAGCACTTCTGACGGAGAAAATGGTCAGGTTAGACAAATGTTAcgttacacaaaagtaaattcaaaatggataaaatacctaactgtgatacaggaaaccatcaaaatcctgcaggagaaaacaggcagcaatgTCTTTGGCCCGGCcaagcaacttcttactggatGTGTcgctgaggcaagggaaataaaagcaaaagtgaacaaTTAGGACTtcgtcaagataaaaaacttctgcacaaggaaggaagcaatcaacaaaaactaaaaggcaacggacggaatgggagaagatatttgcaaacgacatatcagataaagcgttagtatccaaaatctgtaaagaatttacCCAGCTCAACacctaaaaaccaaataatccagtgaagaagtgtgcaaaaacatgaatagacacttttccaaaaaagacatccagagggccagcagacacatgaaaagatgctcaacatcactcatcatcagggaaatacaaatcaaaaccacaatgagatattacctcaagCCAGTCAGAAtcactaaaattaacaactcgggaaacaacagatgttggcaaggatgtggagaaaggggagaacacTCTTGcgcttttggtgggaatgcaagctgatgcagccactctggaaaacagtatggaggttccccaaaaagttaaacataaaattaccctACAACTcagtaattgcactattaggtatttatccaaaggatacacaaaTGCTGGTtcaaagggggcacatgcaccccaatgtttacaacagcgctatcaacaatagctaaattatggaaagagcccaaatgtccatctattgatgagtggataaagaagatgtggtgtgtatatacacacacacacacacacacacacacacacaatggaatactcctcagcaatgaaaaagatttaaatcttgctttttgcaacaacatggatgtacctggagggtattatgctaagcaaaataagtcagtcagagaaagacagattccgtgtgatttcactcatatgtggaatttgagaaactcaacagatgaacataggggaagggaaggaaaaataagattcaaacagagggggaggcaaaccataagagactcttaaatacagagaacaaactgagggttgctggagcagggtgagtggggggatgggctaactgggggctgggcattgaggagggcccttgttgggatgagccctgggtgtcatacgtaagagatgaatcacgGGGTTCTAttcttgaagccaagactacacttaggttaactaattggaatttaaatttaaaaaattaaaaaaaaaaaagaaacataatcaGTACGACATTAGCCATAACTGGATTTCCTCAAAGCAGATTCTGAAAGTTTAATTCTGTTCACAGGGTTtattgcgggggtgggggtggggggttggaggaAGTGAAGATAAAGGAGGGGTGAACCAGTGAAAACAAGTTCCAGATGTGGTCTTAGTTATCAGAACATATCAGCCACGTCCAGCCTACGAGACCACGGAATGAATCTGCCTAACGGAGCACCCCACATGTGGAGGTGGCCGAGCTCCTTCCCGCAGGCGGTAACCGGCCTAGGTTCTCTGAGTAAGGCCcggacaggggtgggggcagtgtgTATCCTCCTGGTAGAGGTTGCTTTCTCTTGCCAGAGGCAATTCTCCAGACAAGGTCAACTGTTTCCAGCCAGGGCTCATAGCAGTAGAGTCACGAAGGCACAGGCtaccagagggggtggggaggacccaCGATGCGCCCTACAACGTGAAGCTGGCTGGATATCGGACGTGAGGGACGGTGAAAGGCAGCGTCACAAAGCAGGGATTGACCGCGGGTTGGGGAACACTGTCGCAGGCGCACGGACAGGTGGAGCGTTCAGAAGGTAAAGTTAGGGAATCGGGTGGACCGTGTGTGATGTGGGACATGCAGACTTTACAGTCATCCCTTCTAGAAATCAAATGCTGCTGCAGAAGCGTAAAGGGCAGAGAAAGCGTCGATTGAGCAGAACGCATAGGCAGGACCATGCACGCACTGCGGTATTTCCgcttctctgtccccttcagtCAACCGGAGAGAGGCCACGGCCGTAAAACACGTTTGTCTCCGCCGTCCTCACTTGTCTGTTTTCCTCAAAAGGTTTTTCCTGTACTGTCCATGAGGTGGAAGATAAACTGGACTGACTGCATCCGGGGAACAATCTTGCTTTCTCTTACTGGACCTGGCTGTGCGGGGAAACTTCTTTTCGTTTGCGAGCCATGTGTACGTTTTTGTCATGGGTCCCAAGAAAAAGCCCACAGACCTTCTCCTCGTCCACCTGGCTTTTAGCAATACCATGACACTTTGTGCCAGAGGCATTTTCGATGTAACAGCAGCTTTTCATGTCAGTAACTTTCTAGATAGTGCCGGTTGCAAAACTGTGTTTTATCTGGGGAGAGTGGCCCGTGGCCTGTCCATGTGCACCACCTGTCTCCTCAGCGTGGTCCAGGCCATCGCCATCAGCCCCAGGACCTCCTCGTGGAGAaagctcaagccccacaccgcGCGGCAAgtgctcccctctctcctcctcttctggatCGTGAATTCCCTGATAAGCTCCAACTTGCTCTCCTACATCACAGCCGCCCAGAGCACCAACGGGTCCGGGATCACACCGTCTGGCTCCCACCCCTATTGCCACATGCTGCCCTCGGGGCTGATCGTCAGGTGGCTCTTCCTGACTCTCATGGCGCTGCGGGACATCATCTCCCAGAGCCTCATGGGCTGGAGCAGCGGGTACATGGCTTTCCGTCTGTGCAAGCATCGCCAGAGTGTGCTCCACCTGCGGAGCTCCGGATTCCAGCGAAATTCCAGCCCAGAGACGAGAGCTACGCGGAGTGCCCTCCTCCTCATggcctgcttccttctcttttattgggcagacttcattttctccttctgcaTCGGCTCCTTCTTGACCCATGACCACACGGCGTTAAATACGAAACTGTTTCTAACGCTCGGTTATGCCAGTCTCAGCCCCTTTGTGCTGATCAGCAGGGCCTCCCGCCAGCCTCCCCGCCGGAGTGCCCGCTGAGATGTGGGGAAACCTGCTTTCTATACTGATTCTGTTAGTAGCTACAGGTAGATGATGTAGTGAAATTTTTTGCATGGCAAAAATTCTGTGCAGCCTAAACTAGAAGCGTATTATAAAAATAGTGTGTTGGCCTGGGTTTTCCGAGAAGCAAACACCAAGACCAAATTAAATATGCAGGGAAGTTGCCAGGGCAAACAGACTGGGAGAGAAAACGTGGAGGGAGCCCGGGAGGCCCAAGAGCTATCCAATCAAGATGCAAGTATGATTCTGAGTGAAGGACAGAGGAGAAAAGATTGGATGGAAACATCCTAGGCCAACTTCCAGCCTACATAGAGTTAAACGAGGGAGTTATTTGGCCATCAGCAAAATCCCAGGAATACCTCCAAACTCATTTGAAGGGACCAGCACGACTTTgatataaaaatctgaaaaaggacATTGCAAGGTAACAAAATCATAGGTTAACATTGCTTATGCATATAAATGCAGCAATTGTAAGCAAAATATTGGCAATCAGCAcccaacaatacataaaaaggataatatattaTGCTCCAGTGTAATTTATTCCCGAGATACAAGAAGGGATTAACATTCAATAAACCGAGGAAAATAATGAATCTCATACAGACAtcaaaggacaaagaaaacatGCATTCGTTTTAGTAGAGCCATAAACACACTTGACAAAAATCAACACCCAgtcatgaaaaatataaataaaacttctcagGGAAATTATAAGGGAAAGCAAGTTTCTTAAATTGATAGACATTAGCTACAGGAAAACCACAGTTAACGTCATATTcaatatggaaattttaaatgcttatctcCGAGGTTAGGAATGAGGCAGATGTTTATTATCATCATTTCCCCTCAGCATTGTTCTGGAGACTCTAGACCCTGTgagaaggtaaaaacaaaacaaaaaacaaaaacaaacaaaaaaaaacaacgaagagaagagaaaagaaaagaaaatggaataagtaaaaattttttttttaattttttttttcaacatttttatttatttttgggacagagagagacagagcatgaacgggggaggggcagagagagggagacacagaatcggaaacaggctccaggctctgagccatcagcccagagcctgacgcggggctcgaactcccggaccgtgagatcgtgacctggctgaagtcggacgcttaaccgactgcgccacccaggcgccccaagtaaaatttttttttactcaccattaataaaattgtgtgtgtaggaaacaggaaagaatgaaaaagaagtgaaactAGTAAGTTCAATAGATTGAAggtcaatagaaaaataattgctttCTACCTATTAGCAATACATAATtgaaaattttactaaaaatttaaacatcaacTATATAAGGGAAAACAAGCAAATCACTTATGCTATTTCTCCACTGAAAACTATGAACCATTGATACATTAAagctacataaataaataagaatcctACGTTCGTGGAAAGTAAAACTCAATATGTTTAAGGTGTCAATTCtcccaaattttttaaaattttttaagttcatttatttattttgagaagggggggtggggcagagagagagagggagagagagaatcccaagcaggcagggTAGAGTCTGGCGCAGGGCTCAgtcttacgaaccatgagatcatgccctgagccaaaatcaagagttggacgcttaagcaactgagccacccaggcaccctccccccaTAATCACTCTTTAAGTTGCAGTGCAATTTGGATTAATAttccaaaatgtgtgtgtgtgtgtgtataaactcGTATGCTTATCTTAAgtttatgtgaaaatataaagGACCTACTAGAATGAGAAAACTGATCAATAGAACAAGAGACTAAGCCCAGactacatatttataataatctGATTTATTATAAGGGCAACACTTCAGTGCAGTGGGTCAAAAATGGACTTTAAGTGAATTATGTTGGGTTTCTGaaatatccacatggaaaaatgcACCTGACCTCCTAACCTACATAACCCAAACAAACAGAGATGGAATAAAGATTTTAATATGTAGAAtaataaagcttttagaagaaagtGTAAAAGAATATCTTTATGACGACAGAGTagacagatatttttttaaagaacaggatGTCAAACAGGCTAACcctaaaaagaattataatttgGACAATATTAAAATTAGGATTTTCGATCCATCAATCGTCATCATTAAAAAGCTGAGTAGAGAAACCACAGATTGGGACAAGATATGCACAATACACATAACTGACAAAAGATTCAAATATATGCAGACTCTTAGAcgtcaataaagaaaaataaacaacccaataaaaatgggcaaaggcttGAACAGCCACCTCCACTAAATGGTGTTCAATGTCCAGTAAATGTATGAAAAGGTGCACCACATCATTAATCCTGAAGGAACCgcagatcaaaactacaatgaattaTATCACTGCACACACACCTGAAGGcatgaaacaaaaacatcaacaaGACAAAGCGCTggcatacatacatattttgttcattagctttatgaacttttaaaaacattctaataGTATTGAATCGAAGAGGGGAAACACAAACAGAACTTGGAAACCGCTGCCCTAACCTACCACTCATTCTGATTCATCTTATGAGAGACCCCTGGAGACACTACTGAGCTTGTTGATTATCTGAATGCTGGCAAGTCCCTTGTGGAACCACCTAATGAAGGCAGTGAAGACTcgtcaagaaagaaggaaagcaagcaAGCGAGCGAGAACCCGAGCCAGAGTGGAAAGGAGGCAGGAGCAAAGAAAATCCCATTAAATACAACTTGAATCTCATAAGGTCTTGAACCCAAGACCTCTCACTTTAACAGATAAATCGAACAACAAAGCTACACTATCGTCAATGTTATTTGAAATACTTAATATAGGAAACATTTAATGATGTTAATTATATACATCTTTATGAGAAACTGCATCCACTTGAGAAAGGAAAGATCTTTTCTGGCCCAAACCAGGGAGAACTCCTTGATACAAGGCGTAGGCAGAGGAGACCGCCCCTTATGGAAATCTCCAGTATCATACACATTATCCCTGTtctaattcctcttttttttttttctttcccccagtgtTTCTTGGCTCCGTAACTACAAAAAAAGCTGTTCTAAGCTCTGCTATTCGAGATAACCCAGACCTTCCCACTCTACCTGGCTCAATCCAACGAACACGGTGGGGTCTGCATCCCACGTGCCGGGTTAGAAGGGGGGATGTGGAGAAGGGAGGCCACGTGGGCACAACAGACAACACACACCTTCAGCTCACCTGGGGCTCCCGGTGCAGGACTGGGCGTGGCCGGGGGACGCAGCCTGGGGGCCAAGCCAACTGTGCCCCGGGACTCACCAGCGGGGGGCGGGGCGATGGACGTAAACATGCGCAGAAGGGGCGACCACAGGCCTTTTGAGTTACACGTTTGTACTTGTATGTTCCATTTGTATGAAGAAATTCCAGGTGGGCCCACGGGATAAAGGTGAAAGGTTGATGTTAGTGGGGGAAGGGGTAGCttgggactggggtgggggaggattgtttattttatttctttatagatGCAGCTTTAAACCCTAGCAAATGCATTGCTTATTCAAACGTACAAAACAAAGTTGTGGaagggtagatagatagatagatgacggATTATTGACctttagagttgtttttttttttccactcagtaTAGTACCCTTGAGATCTATCTAAATTGTGGCATGCATCaatagttaattaattttttttaagagttttaaaaaaggaatctctacacccagcacaggGGTCTCGAagctacaaccccaagatcaagagtcccacgctccaCCGAGTGAGCCAGCCACGGGCTGCAGGTAATTAATTTTATTGCTGAATCCTATTGTATAGTATGGATGTACCTCATTTTGTGTAACCATTCACCCATTGAGGCGCATTCCGGGTGTTTCcaggttgtttccagcttttcgCCATTCAAGGCAAACtggctgtgaacatttgtgtacgaGCGTTTGTGCAcgtacattttcatttctctgacatATCTCATCTTAATGTGTATTTCTCTGGAAACTGGTGACGTTGCACATCTTGTCACATGCTAGCTTTCCATCTGTCTGTCCTCttcattgaaatatttcatgCCTTTTGCACATTTTATAATTGGATTGCTCATCTTTCCCCTTTTGAGTTTTGAGTGTTATTTCTACATTCTAGAACAATCCTTTGTTTAATACACACTTCGTAAATATTTCTCCCAGTCTAAGGCATGTCTTTCCATCTTCTCAGCAgagtctttcacagagcaaaagtctttattttttaaaaaaatttatttatttacttagaaaggtggggggagggagagagagagagagagagagagagagagagagaatgaatccgaagcaggctccacactgtccgtgtgcatggagcctgatgcaaggctcaaacttacaaaccatgagtttatgacctgagctgaatctaGAGTCcaacacttagctgactgagccacccaggcacccctctttatttttgttatagtcTCTATTAAGCCCTGGGTCCTGAAGATGTTCTTCTTAAGCCTTtattttccagggcacctgggtggctcagtcagttaagcatctgactccagtgGAACTATGGCGGGAGTTAAGAGCTTGTGCTCTTGTGTTAGAGTCCTGGGTTCAATCCTTGGTTCAGCTACTTACTATCTATGGGTGTTGGAGAAAGAGAATTAGCCACAAAATCTCCAGCCAACCACAAGACTTCTCtataaaaagtaaaagggaaggaaaacaatttCATTGTTGAGAAAACAGGAAAGCATAATGTGCTGTGCACCACAGACAATCCACTAAAGAGACTgcaggaacagaaaacaaaagtcgGGTCTGGTtggtacttggatgggagaaaacAAAAGGTCACTTTTTATAGAGCCAAGCAGGTGCAACCCATCACATACATCTTATCTCAAGGTAAGTGATAGCTTGCCCTCCAGTGAGAAGCCtggccagcaccatttgtcacaTATAGTGCGTCCTAAAGTCACCTGGTGATTTGGATGATGCTGTGTAAATTAATTGGCTTCatctgaagagaaaataaataaatttctcaaTTCTGATGACAGGGTGTAGTTTTGCAATTTGGGATAAGGTCCTCCCAGAAGTTGGGCTCCTAATGTCCCATAGCAACTGGGTGACAAGGGCACTGTCTTCTTTCAGGCTTATGTTTCAAAAGGTGGCTCACAGGTCCTTGACAAAAACATTCTTGGGTTGGAAAACTGGTAAgctttttatttagctttttaaaaaatttacatacatCTCAAAGGGGCTGAGGAAaaatttataagttttttttttttttaagaaaacactcTTAAGAGAAGGGAAGGGTGGGGTCTCTCTTTTGCACCAgcgaaaattattattttttcttttgcccttaGAAGTCTCAGTGGGCAACGTATGCAGTCTTTTTTGTGTGcgacatttttaaagtttatttatgtattttgagagagagatcaggggaggagcagagagagagagagagagagagagagagttccaagaaGGCTCCTTTGCTATCAGCaaggagccagatgcggggctcaatcccacaaactgggagatcatgacttgagcggaaatcaagagtcagacgcttaactgactgagccgtccaggtgccccgcAACTTATGCAATCTATGTGTGCCTGCGTGTCCTCATTCAAAACTGGGGACGAAAATAGTGCTTATCTCAAAAGGCTTTTTATCACATGTAAATCACATGTTACATAAGTATTTTTAGCAGGTTCCTGGTACACCTATAGGTAATGTGAAAGAAGAGAATATTCAATGACGCTTGTTCAAGGCGCTAAGGCAGACTATTCAGGACCACGGTGGGAGGTACAGGGAAACACTGCTGTGGGATCTTAACGATGGGGAAACACCGGGCTTAATTCGGAATACTGCTTCGCCCCTGGGCGCCGGCTTGCGGGGGGCACCTCTTAACAGCCACCAGGGTGGCCGTTGCAGTGGCTGTTGGTGAAATCCCACTTCTTCGTTGCCAGGTTGCCAGGTGGTGAGGTGGGGACCCAAGGCAATCCCCTGCAATTGGACCCTAGGGGTCTGTAGCCGAAAGCGCTGATCTCATCTGTTAGTTGAGAACACCAGCCGACAGGGATGCGCCTCCTTGGTTCACCGGGTAGGTGTTAGGTCCAGAAGGGGCTCTACGCACCTGTCTGAAGGGAAAAGGTGTCTGGGAAAATCGTTTCCTTAG
The sequence above is a segment of the Prionailurus bengalensis isolate Pbe53 chromosome B2, Fcat_Pben_1.1_paternal_pri, whole genome shotgun sequence genome. Coding sequences within it:
- the LOC122490276 gene encoding vomeronasal type-1 receptor 4-like gives rise to the protein MGPKKKPTDLLLVHLAFSNTMTLCARGIFDVTAAFHVSNFLDSAGCKTVFYLGRVARGLSMCTTCLLSVVQAIAISPRTSSWRKLKPHTARQVLPSLLLFWIVNSLISSNLLSYITAAQSTNGSGITPSGSHPYCHMLPSGLIVRWLFLTLMALRDIISQSLMGWSSGYMAFRLCKHRQSVLHLRSSGFQRNSSPETRATRSALLLMACFLLFYWADFIFSFCIGSFLTHDHTALNTKLFLTLGYASLSPFVLISRASRQPPRRSAR